From Bifidobacterium longum subsp. longum JCM 1217, one genomic window encodes:
- a CDS encoding glycoside hydrolase domain-containing protein, which produces MTDQMVLQTQQWLNKTYGNDPRFKKINPDGRTGWPTIYALTRALQIELGIQSTADNFGPSTQRLFKQRYPNGVRQQAVADKSTSNVYSIIQGALWCKGYSTGGNISQHFYDGTGSAIRKLKADMGIEGDSSVDVEIMGALLSMKQFVLLASYGGIDSVRRAQQFINKAYRPYTGIIPTDGLYGREMNTALIQVLQSLEGFSPSEATGNFGNGTRSRLKTITANNASSNESWVWLASTALACNGIGGGPTFVWTSTFANIVKAFQERYAIAVTGSIDSTTWMSLLTSKGDPDRPCVACDTRFEITDARLATLKADGYEIVGRYLTEPGQSSLAPKDYFKAIRPGELERITRGGMRFFPIFQEYSTKLEHFTPANGAAHAKTAREAAQRLGIPPTHIYFAVDFDATDDQVTSNILPYFRAVCSSLGGGYGVGIYASRNICSRVIGAGCASNAFVSDMSTGFSGNLGFPIPDGWVYDQFTEIDDYKGQGWDLDRVAYSGKVSACASLLPAVPVPAPDPDPVSPETDPLLRWVAVTEQECRKALAALGTQVAVYEDSIGQFILEWLRKPEYWSEGGSGTQAMWHAYTPEVSTPPDLDAARVVCANVCEAQPSIKEKLPSTRDVAHMAATALGYLTWGIENNPAKYGLGDLGGWPLDLLQIWGAYRRDGKHADLAAWLYKHLGKDEGFGYDDVLADADAWLIASSMRKRSGSTVLSAAMRETFKQSETHRIVRFYDERFASSADNVVSAYSTMADGLDALGLTNIGMSESILKKAAGTDKLPDKQEAEVSARAFAAFIDQPRR; this is translated from the coding sequence ATGACTGATCAGATGGTGCTGCAGACGCAGCAGTGGCTGAACAAGACATACGGGAATGATCCCCGATTCAAGAAAATCAACCCGGACGGCAGAACTGGTTGGCCGACAATCTATGCGCTTACTCGCGCATTGCAGATTGAATTGGGCATCCAGTCCACTGCCGATAACTTCGGTCCTTCCACCCAGCGGTTATTCAAGCAGCGGTATCCGAATGGGGTGCGGCAGCAGGCAGTTGCGGACAAGAGCACTTCCAACGTGTATTCCATCATTCAGGGGGCGCTGTGGTGCAAGGGCTACTCCACTGGTGGCAACATCTCACAGCATTTCTACGACGGAACAGGTTCCGCGATCAGGAAGCTTAAGGCTGATATGGGCATAGAGGGAGATTCCAGCGTAGACGTTGAGATCATGGGGGCGTTGCTCTCGATGAAGCAGTTCGTGCTGCTGGCCTCTTATGGCGGTATCGACTCCGTCCGTAGGGCACAGCAGTTCATCAACAAAGCATATCGTCCATACACGGGCATCATTCCGACTGATGGACTGTACGGCAGGGAGATGAACACGGCTCTTATCCAGGTGCTTCAGTCGCTTGAAGGTTTTTCACCCAGTGAGGCAACGGGGAATTTCGGCAACGGAACTAGATCTCGTTTGAAAACGATAACAGCAAATAACGCATCCTCTAATGAGTCGTGGGTCTGGCTCGCCAGCACGGCTTTGGCGTGTAATGGGATCGGGGGCGGGCCGACCTTCGTATGGACGAGCACGTTCGCCAATATCGTGAAAGCGTTCCAGGAGCGTTATGCCATTGCTGTGACGGGCTCTATTGATTCGACCACGTGGATGAGCCTGTTGACATCTAAAGGTGATCCTGACCGTCCGTGTGTGGCCTGTGACACTAGGTTCGAAATTACCGACGCCAGGTTGGCGACGTTGAAGGCAGACGGGTATGAAATCGTGGGACGTTATCTGACGGAGCCTGGCCAGTCGTCGTTGGCGCCCAAGGATTACTTTAAGGCCATCCGTCCGGGTGAGCTCGAGCGCATCACTCGGGGCGGCATGCGGTTCTTCCCGATCTTCCAGGAGTACTCCACGAAGCTGGAGCATTTCACCCCGGCAAACGGCGCTGCTCATGCCAAGACCGCTCGTGAGGCGGCGCAGCGTCTTGGCATCCCTCCCACCCATATCTACTTCGCTGTAGACTTCGATGCGACCGATGACCAGGTGACCAGCAATATCCTGCCATACTTCCGTGCGGTTTGTTCGTCTCTTGGTGGTGGATACGGAGTAGGGATTTACGCGTCCCGCAATATTTGTTCCCGCGTCATCGGTGCGGGATGCGCGAGTAACGCGTTTGTGTCCGACATGTCGACGGGATTCTCGGGCAATCTCGGCTTCCCCATCCCGGACGGTTGGGTCTATGACCAGTTCACCGAGATTGACGATTACAAGGGCCAGGGCTGGGATCTGGACCGTGTTGCCTATTCCGGGAAGGTATCAGCATGCGCTTCACTGTTGCCTGCCGTGCCAGTGCCTGCGCCTGATCCCGATCCCGTCTCGCCAGAAACGGATCCGCTGCTAAGATGGGTCGCCGTCACGGAGCAGGAGTGTCGCAAAGCCCTTGCCGCTCTGGGTACCCAGGTAGCGGTTTACGAGGACAGCATCGGTCAATTCATCCTGGAATGGCTCCGCAAACCTGAATACTGGTCGGAAGGCGGTAGCGGGACACAAGCAATGTGGCACGCATATACTCCTGAAGTTTCGACTCCGCCCGACTTGGACGCGGCGCGTGTGGTATGTGCCAATGTATGCGAAGCACAGCCTTCAATTAAAGAGAAACTGCCATCGACTCGAGATGTTGCACACATGGCTGCAACTGCTCTCGGATACCTGACATGGGGTATCGAAAACAATCCAGCCAAATATGGTCTAGGCGATTTAGGTGGCTGGCCTCTCGACTTGTTGCAGATCTGGGGTGCCTATCGCCGTGACGGCAAGCATGCCGACTTGGCAGCATGGCTCTATAAGCACCTTGGGAAAGATGAAGGATTCGGGTACGATGACGTTCTTGCGGATGCAGATGCATGGCTAATTGCTTCTAGTATGAGGAAACGATCCGGTTCGACGGTTCTTTCTGCTGCTATGCGTGAAACGTTTAAGCAGAGTGAGACCCATCGTATCGTTCGATTCTACGACGAACGTTTTGCATCAAGCGCAGATAATGTGGTGAGTGCATATTCAACAATGGCGGACGGTCTTGATGCACTTGGTTTGACAAATATTGGAATGAGCGAAAGCATCCTAAAAAAGGCTGCCGGTACAGACAAGCTTCCTGATAAGCAGGAAGCTGAAGTGAGTGCTCGGGCGTTCGCTGCATTCATTGATCAGCCAAGACGGTAG
- a CDS encoding phosphoenolpyruvate carboxylase encodes MATPEEQITPADAAIVTTGTGRKGPEEHDLPESLKYDMDLCLEILRNVLGEYNPELLSTFDTVRHYAVEASAEHFAELKDPNPDQDGLKEAVNVIDNMTLHDAQLLARAFATYFHLANLSEENYRVSVLHERENNVPVDQAVDPINELTVAYHQLINETGPAKAKELLNQLEFHPVFTAHPTEARRKAVEGKIRRVSELLEEYKRLGGSDKKECLRRLYNEIDALFRTSPIALKKPTPVEEADTILDIFDNTLFNTIPKVYRRFDDWVLGDKAGLVEPACPAFFHPGSWIGSDRDGNPNVTAKVSRAVARKFSDHVIAALEQATRTVGRNLTMEAETTPPSAELKSLWSHQKEMSERLTDKAALISTKEMHRAVMLVMADRLHYTIERDADLMYHSCDDFLADLKVVQRSLAAAGAKRSAYGPLQDLIWQTETFGFHMVEMEFRQHSVVHARALADIREHGLHGERGELQPMTHEVLDTFRALGAIQKRNGLKAARRYIISFTKSAQNIKDVYELNRLAFSHPEDVPTIDVIPLFEQLEDLQNSVDVLEEMIKIPEVQARLKATGNKLEVMLGYSDSSKDAGPTSATLALHSAQERIAKWAESHDIDLTLFHGRGGAVGRGGGPANRAVLAQPVGSVKCRFKLTEQGEVIFARYGNPVLAIRHVESVAAATLLQSAPSVEKRNTEMTEKYADMAAQLDEAAHNRFLDLLNTDGFAPWFSIVTPLTEIGLLPIGSRPAKRGLGAKSLDDLRTIPWIFSWAQARINLAAWYGLGTACEKFGDLETMRQAYEEWPLFSTFIDNIEMSIAKTDERIARMYLALGDREDLNEKVLNEMELTRKWVLAIVGDKWPLQHRHVLGQAIRIRSPYVDALSVTQVLALKSLRKKVDKEELSQSQQAGFIYLILCTVSGVAAGLQNTG; translated from the coding sequence ATGGCAACACCTGAAGAACAGATCACTCCCGCTGACGCCGCCATCGTCACTACCGGGACCGGCCGAAAGGGCCCGGAGGAGCATGATCTTCCCGAAAGCCTGAAGTACGACATGGATCTGTGTCTTGAGATCCTGCGTAACGTACTGGGCGAATACAACCCCGAACTGCTGTCTACGTTCGACACCGTGCGTCATTACGCGGTGGAGGCCAGCGCCGAGCATTTCGCCGAGCTGAAGGATCCGAACCCCGACCAGGATGGCCTGAAGGAGGCCGTGAACGTCATCGACAACATGACGTTGCACGACGCCCAGCTGCTGGCCCGCGCGTTCGCCACGTATTTCCATCTGGCAAACCTGTCCGAGGAGAACTACCGCGTTTCCGTGCTCCACGAGCGCGAGAACAACGTGCCCGTTGACCAGGCGGTCGACCCGATCAACGAGCTCACCGTCGCCTACCACCAGCTCATCAATGAGACTGGCCCGGCCAAGGCCAAGGAACTGCTCAACCAGCTCGAATTCCACCCCGTCTTCACGGCGCACCCCACTGAGGCCCGTCGCAAGGCCGTGGAAGGCAAGATTCGCCGCGTTTCCGAATTGCTTGAGGAGTACAAGCGCCTCGGCGGCTCGGATAAGAAGGAATGCCTGCGCCGTCTCTACAACGAGATCGACGCCCTGTTCCGCACCTCTCCGATCGCGCTGAAGAAGCCGACCCCGGTTGAGGAAGCGGACACGATTCTCGACATCTTCGACAACACGCTGTTCAACACCATCCCCAAGGTCTACCGTCGCTTCGACGACTGGGTCCTGGGCGATAAGGCCGGTCTCGTCGAGCCCGCTTGCCCCGCGTTCTTCCACCCGGGCAGCTGGATCGGCTCCGACCGCGACGGTAACCCGAACGTCACCGCCAAGGTGAGCCGCGCCGTGGCCCGCAAGTTCTCCGATCACGTGATCGCCGCCCTTGAGCAAGCCACCCGCACCGTGGGCCGCAACCTCACGATGGAAGCCGAGACCACGCCGCCGAGCGCCGAGCTCAAGAGCCTCTGGAGCCACCAGAAGGAAATGAGCGAGCGCCTGACCGACAAGGCCGCCCTGATCTCCACCAAGGAGATGCACCGCGCGGTCATGCTGGTGATGGCCGATCGTCTGCACTACACCATCGAGCGCGACGCCGACCTCATGTACCACTCCTGCGACGACTTCCTCGCCGACCTCAAGGTGGTCCAGCGTTCGCTGGCCGCCGCCGGTGCCAAGCGTTCCGCTTACGGCCCGCTGCAGGATCTGATCTGGCAGACCGAGACCTTCGGCTTCCACATGGTGGAGATGGAGTTCCGTCAGCACTCCGTGGTGCACGCCCGCGCCCTTGCGGATATCCGCGAGCACGGCCTGCACGGCGAGCGCGGCGAACTGCAGCCGATGACGCACGAGGTGCTCGACACCTTCCGCGCCCTCGGTGCCATCCAGAAGCGCAACGGCCTCAAGGCCGCCCGCCGCTACATCATCTCCTTCACCAAGAGCGCCCAGAACATCAAGGATGTCTACGAGCTCAACCGCTTGGCCTTCTCCCACCCGGAGGACGTGCCCACCATCGACGTGATCCCGCTGTTCGAGCAGCTTGAGGATCTGCAGAACTCGGTGGACGTGCTCGAGGAAATGATCAAGATCCCCGAGGTTCAGGCTCGTCTGAAGGCCACCGGCAACAAGCTCGAGGTCATGCTCGGCTACTCCGACTCCTCGAAGGACGCCGGCCCGACCTCCGCCACGCTGGCCCTGCACTCCGCTCAGGAGCGCATCGCCAAATGGGCTGAGTCGCACGACATCGACCTGACCCTGTTCCATGGCCGCGGCGGTGCCGTCGGTCGTGGCGGCGGCCCCGCCAACCGCGCGGTGCTCGCCCAGCCGGTCGGTTCCGTCAAGTGCCGCTTCAAGCTCACCGAGCAGGGCGAGGTCATCTTCGCCCGTTACGGCAACCCGGTGCTGGCCATCCGCCACGTCGAGTCCGTGGCTGCGGCGACCTTGCTGCAGTCCGCGCCGAGCGTGGAGAAGCGCAACACCGAGATGACCGAGAAGTATGCCGACATGGCCGCTCAGCTCGACGAGGCCGCGCACAACCGCTTCCTCGACCTGTTGAACACCGACGGCTTTGCCCCGTGGTTCTCGATCGTTACGCCGCTGACCGAAATCGGCCTGCTGCCGATCGGCTCCCGCCCGGCCAAGCGTGGCCTCGGCGCCAAGTCGCTCGACGACCTGCGCACGATTCCGTGGATCTTCTCCTGGGCTCAGGCCCGCATCAACCTGGCCGCCTGGTACGGTCTCGGCACCGCATGCGAGAAGTTCGGCGATCTGGAGACCATGCGTCAGGCTTACGAGGAATGGCCGCTGTTCTCCACCTTCATCGACAACATCGAGATGTCCATCGCCAAGACGGATGAGCGCATCGCCAGGATGTACCTTGCCCTCGGCGACCGCGAGGACCTCAATGAGAAGGTACTCAACGAGATGGAGCTCACCCGCAAGTGGGTTCTGGCCATCGTGGGCGACAAGTGGCCGCTGCAGCACCGTCACGTGCTCGGCCAGGCCATCCGCATCCGCTCCCCATACGTGGACGCGCTGTCCGTCACTCAGGTGCTGGCGCTCAAGTCGCTGCGCAAGAAGGTGGACAAGGAAGAGCTCTCGCAAAGCCAACAGGCCGGATTCATCTACCTCATCCTGTGCACCGTCTCCGGCGTCGCCGCGGGCCTGCAGAACACGGGCTGA
- a CDS encoding ABC-three component system middle component 2, with protein MNNSLFNTTQETATRLTLCLPLLSRPSTIDEITAIDLIATYMKTFGFGQRNLHGDGPHALAEYDARRKRIQAGLAQLVIVGAATVDSTCLLYRATPECFQYSEALHGDYAASYRQAVQLLIKNDYETIMNRITKENNQL; from the coding sequence ATGAATAATTCATTATTTAACACAACACAGGAAACAGCAACACGATTGACATTATGCCTTCCCCTTCTTTCTAGACCTTCCACAATTGACGAAATCACAGCCATTGACCTTATCGCCACCTATATGAAAACATTCGGATTCGGACAGCGCAATCTTCACGGCGATGGTCCACATGCTTTAGCCGAATATGATGCTCGTCGCAAACGAATACAAGCAGGATTAGCCCAACTCGTAATCGTTGGAGCAGCAACCGTGGATTCCACTTGCCTGTTGTACCGCGCCACTCCGGAATGTTTCCAATATTCGGAAGCATTGCACGGCGATTACGCTGCCTCCTATCGACAGGCTGTTCAGCTCTTGATAAAAAACGATTATGAAACCATCATGAACCGAATAACGAAAGAGAACAACCAGTTATGA
- a CDS encoding threonine/serine exporter family protein — translation MKDVSEQKKKSAPEAKGATAVRKFHTHSIPLDMEDIARDWEKPVVDAGIAAKASVIVRVGMLDLGAGTGSFRVREMMHRIAYPLGVHVRADVNLTDIEATCTDGRNRITEVVDLPSTGVNTERIWLLEHFADWFSVNLGKGSMYHVDSQLSDGVVKHLDERDASQYSADLAKRLRERAKVEAEAANGSVDEALDLASKTKVLVTSVAKSLDDDNEEAHRLLADSAEVTPVEDKAAEEKAYDDAEVFTGDSNESVESANAANGATAESPAASSTKRKNRVPKEYAEHFNERSDEEKAKGGITVRQAHERLDLIERRKPLYKPWFSGLASALACAAFVFLLGGGPYDMIGAFVGAGLGQWMRRRLFAYHLNQFFVTFVCVAAAALACTGTLRLIGIFDPVALSHDTAYIGAMLFVIPGFPLITGGLDMAKIDFPSGIQRVAYVLCIILMATLAGWAVAVMVHLHPEGFEPLGLDPWVNGLLRFVAAFVGVWGFSVLFNSPQRMCLTAALIGAITDTLRLELQDFNVAPEMATFIGAFLAGILASVWRSSVRRGWLPPHLGYPRICLTVPSIVIMVPGLYMYRAMWYLGSFQTMNALDWAFRAFMVIICLPIGLAMARVVTDKSWRYDI, via the coding sequence ATGAAGGATGTGAGCGAACAGAAGAAAAAAAGTGCGCCCGAAGCGAAAGGCGCAACGGCTGTACGTAAATTCCACACCCACTCCATTCCGCTGGACATGGAAGATATTGCACGCGATTGGGAAAAACCGGTGGTGGACGCCGGTATCGCCGCCAAAGCCAGCGTGATTGTACGAGTCGGCATGTTGGACCTGGGAGCCGGCACCGGCTCCTTCCGCGTGCGTGAAATGATGCACCGCATCGCCTACCCGCTGGGCGTGCACGTACGCGCCGACGTGAACCTGACGGATATCGAGGCCACCTGCACGGATGGTCGTAACCGCATCACCGAAGTCGTGGATTTGCCGAGTACCGGCGTGAACACCGAACGTATCTGGCTGCTGGAACATTTCGCCGACTGGTTCTCCGTGAATCTCGGCAAGGGGTCGATGTATCACGTCGATTCGCAACTGTCCGATGGCGTGGTCAAGCATTTGGACGAACGTGACGCTTCGCAGTATTCGGCCGATCTGGCCAAGCGCCTGCGCGAACGTGCCAAGGTCGAGGCTGAGGCGGCCAACGGCAGCGTGGACGAGGCGCTGGATCTTGCGTCGAAAACCAAGGTACTCGTGACCTCCGTGGCCAAGTCCTTGGACGATGACAATGAAGAAGCCCACCGACTTTTGGCGGACAGCGCGGAAGTCACTCCGGTCGAAGACAAAGCGGCCGAAGAGAAGGCCTACGACGATGCCGAAGTGTTTACCGGTGACTCCAATGAGTCGGTTGAATCGGCGAACGCGGCGAACGGCGCAACCGCCGAAAGCCCTGCTGCAAGCAGTACGAAGCGTAAGAATCGCGTGCCCAAGGAATACGCCGAACACTTCAACGAGCGCTCCGACGAAGAGAAGGCCAAGGGCGGTATCACCGTGCGGCAGGCGCACGAGCGACTCGATCTGATTGAGCGCCGCAAGCCGCTGTACAAGCCGTGGTTCTCCGGTCTGGCCTCCGCCCTAGCCTGCGCGGCCTTCGTGTTCCTGCTCGGCGGCGGCCCATACGACATGATCGGTGCGTTCGTGGGCGCGGGCCTTGGCCAGTGGATGCGTCGCCGGCTGTTTGCATACCATCTGAACCAGTTCTTCGTCACCTTTGTGTGTGTGGCCGCGGCGGCGCTCGCCTGCACCGGCACCCTGCGACTCATCGGCATTTTCGACCCAGTCGCGCTCTCGCACGATACGGCCTACATCGGCGCCATGCTGTTCGTGATCCCCGGTTTCCCGCTCATCACAGGCGGACTCGACATGGCGAAAATCGACTTCCCCTCGGGCATCCAGCGCGTGGCGTACGTGCTGTGCATCATCCTGATGGCCACGCTGGCAGGCTGGGCCGTGGCCGTGATGGTGCACCTGCACCCGGAAGGCTTTGAGCCACTGGGGCTTGACCCGTGGGTCAACGGATTGCTGCGATTCGTGGCGGCGTTCGTCGGCGTGTGGGGCTTCTCCGTGCTGTTCAATTCGCCGCAGCGCATGTGCCTGACCGCCGCCCTGATCGGTGCGATCACGGACACGCTGCGCTTGGAATTGCAAGACTTCAACGTGGCACCCGAGATGGCTACCTTCATCGGCGCGTTTCTGGCGGGCATTCTGGCATCGGTGTGGCGTTCATCCGTGCGACGTGGCTGGCTACCGCCGCACCTCGGCTACCCGCGCATCTGCCTGACCGTGCCGTCGATCGTGATCATGGTGCCCGGTCTGTATATGTATCGTGCCATGTGGTACCTCGGCAGCTTCCAGACCATGAATGCGCTGGACTGGGCGTTCCGTGCGTTCATGGTGATTATCTGTCTGCCGATCGGCTTGGCGATGGCCCGCGTGGTGACCGACAAGTCCTGGCGCTACGACATCTGA
- a CDS encoding RNA polymerase sigma factor, giving the protein MVERDRCLRAIRMGCSPRDIALRTPQTILQELWNAEERSAHAYYRSDRVSGVICSYEDLVGAGREPQGCSASSEDILLCAEDARERANCLQAIFAEIEKLPAGQRNIVRGVLVKGASQSDMARELGVSRAAVSKQLSTAVRKIRAAIRDESKETKNTTTSAVCERKEH; this is encoded by the coding sequence ATGGTTGAACGCGATAGATGTTTGCGCGCAATCCGTATGGGTTGTTCGCCACGTGATATTGCACTACGTACCCCTCAAACGATACTTCAGGAATTGTGGAATGCGGAGGAACGTTCCGCTCACGCTTATTATCGATCGGACCGTGTCAGCGGAGTTATTTGCTCCTATGAGGATTTGGTTGGTGCAGGGCGGGAACCCCAGGGGTGTTCTGCTTCTTCTGAGGATATTCTCTTATGCGCGGAGGATGCGAGAGAAAGAGCTAACTGTTTGCAAGCTATCTTTGCGGAGATCGAAAAACTGCCAGCAGGTCAGCGCAATATCGTCAGGGGTGTACTGGTAAAGGGGGCATCTCAATCAGATATGGCACGAGAGCTGGGCGTGTCCCGAGCTGCGGTGTCCAAACAGCTTTCAACGGCTGTGCGCAAAATTCGTGCCGCTATTCGCGACGAAAGCAAAGAAACGAAGAACACGACAACATCAGCAGTTTGTGAAAGAAAGGAGCATTAA
- a CDS encoding coiled-coil domain-containing protein: protein MKKIDNSIQTESASERHARRKAVEQFIHQQLDDIEPRIRHLEEMRHIATNEGKTIHTYLEDLHKKALHVEQQRQTLLNRDAHTISHISQLNQQYEHLEVLIRQRKVLISQYESDAARLDLQLQAMKHARTHAYPATCQFCHSPIHMSVPTEQDILIVSTEIEHIHRIQADVETDLAILVDKADEVQQELHLEKQQHRQNMHSLKSDIQPTAQHMQQDIEQIAHAEQLHAEYAELIALHARFNKALDDAGQATQNDEKYKPRECFQSDFWYSMNNTIRSILQQCHFQGADTADFSRSSFDVEIAGYSKADEQGKGYCAFLNSVVMLAFHDYLNEQSKHTPGWLLIDTPLHGFDEGIRPLEDSSMKVGLFSYLAKQAVSQQIIIIENTNHMAGIPLDDNINIVEFSKDKHNGRYGYLDGIYDVSDES from the coding sequence ATGAAAAAAATCGACAACTCCATACAGACAGAGAGTGCCAGCGAACGTCACGCCCGCAGAAAAGCCGTGGAACAGTTCATCCATCAGCAGTTGGATGATATAGAGCCTCGCATCAGACACCTTGAGGAGATGCGCCATATCGCAACAAATGAGGGGAAGACCATTCACACCTATTTGGAAGACCTTCACAAAAAAGCATTACACGTAGAACAGCAAAGACAAACTCTCCTCAATCGAGATGCCCATACCATCTCACATATCTCTCAGCTTAATCAACAATATGAGCACCTTGAGGTACTTATTCGCCAACGTAAGGTACTTATCAGTCAATACGAATCAGACGCTGCACGTCTTGATTTGCAACTACAGGCAATGAAACATGCCCGCACACATGCCTATCCCGCCACATGTCAGTTTTGCCACAGCCCCATCCACATGTCTGTGCCGACTGAACAGGACATTCTAATCGTCTCAACAGAAATTGAGCATATCCACAGAATCCAAGCAGACGTTGAAACCGATCTAGCCATCCTCGTCGACAAAGCCGATGAGGTGCAACAGGAGCTGCATCTGGAGAAACAGCAGCATCGGCAAAATATGCATTCGCTCAAATCCGACATTCAACCAACAGCGCAGCACATGCAACAAGATATTGAGCAAATTGCCCATGCAGAACAATTGCATGCGGAATATGCGGAACTCATAGCGCTGCATGCTCGTTTCAACAAGGCACTCGATGACGCTGGTCAAGCAACACAGAATGATGAAAAATACAAGCCACGCGAATGTTTCCAGAGTGATTTCTGGTATTCCATGAATAACACCATACGCAGCATTCTGCAACAATGTCATTTTCAAGGTGCTGATACTGCAGATTTCAGCAGATCTTCTTTTGATGTCGAAATAGCAGGGTATTCCAAGGCTGATGAACAAGGCAAGGGATACTGCGCATTTCTTAACAGCGTTGTTATGCTCGCATTTCATGATTATCTCAATGAACAGTCAAAGCATACTCCGGGTTGGCTGCTTATTGATACGCCTCTGCATGGGTTTGACGAAGGAATACGACCCCTGGAAGACTCATCCATGAAAGTGGGCCTGTTTTCCTATCTAGCGAAACAAGCGGTTTCACAACAAATCATCATTATCGAAAACACGAATCACATGGCTGGCATTCCTCTTGACGATAACATCAATATCGTCGAATTCTCGAAGGACAAGCACAACGGACGATACGGATACTTGGACGGGATTTACGATGTGTCTGACGAAAGTTAA
- a CDS encoding ABC-three component system protein, which yields MAETTATYALGVFCQLVNPYISGVDHHKKGFMKDFFDAVLEDDGLRNPLPQHHRNRKPGKTTITTGVWSGINDTDLTRFYNGRKKIPAWKAAEFYQRLDISKVERLCCDISIDALADFQKELIKANIRVTDISELPSATGKWLLSILQANAGGRDILIDGISFQPKFDIFENLPLASGRINNGKLHLGRSSVPWKAYPIPPDKPDDHLEKTYLTQMQAAYADHLHKPINCSDDLPQTCRPEYAKQREYFYDAEGMRRNLRDVIENGEQEFDALKVDLYDGICDTCASDYADGLLRMRATLSQAAGFPLSGSVIAQFPSMIKAAEKKGLCHMLVNDHMLEWVHENE from the coding sequence TTGGCCGAAACTACTGCTACCTATGCTCTGGGAGTCTTCTGTCAGCTCGTAAACCCTTATATATCTGGCGTAGACCACCACAAAAAGGGATTTATGAAGGATTTCTTCGATGCTGTGTTAGAGGATGACGGTCTAAGAAATCCACTTCCCCAACATCATCGAAACCGCAAACCCGGAAAGACCACTATTACCACCGGGGTCTGGTCTGGAATCAACGATACTGATCTGACTCGTTTTTATAACGGTCGCAAGAAGATTCCTGCCTGGAAAGCCGCCGAGTTTTATCAGCGCCTAGATATCTCGAAAGTAGAACGTCTTTGCTGCGATATCAGCATTGATGCCCTTGCCGATTTTCAAAAGGAGCTTATCAAGGCAAATATTAGAGTTACGGATATCAGTGAGCTTCCTTCTGCCACAGGAAAATGGCTTCTGTCAATACTCCAGGCGAATGCCGGTGGACGTGACATTCTCATCGACGGCATAAGCTTTCAGCCGAAATTCGATATTTTCGAAAACTTACCTCTGGCGTCTGGTCGCATCAACAACGGCAAATTGCACCTTGGGCGCTCTTCGGTCCCCTGGAAGGCTTATCCAATTCCACCGGATAAACCAGATGATCATCTTGAAAAGACATACCTCACGCAGATGCAAGCCGCCTATGCCGATCACTTGCACAAGCCAATCAACTGTTCCGACGATCTTCCTCAGACATGTCGTCCTGAATACGCCAAGCAACGTGAATATTTTTACGATGCGGAAGGAATGCGCAGGAATCTACGGGATGTTATAGAAAACGGAGAGCAAGAATTTGATGCACTGAAGGTTGATCTTTATGACGGAATATGCGATACCTGCGCATCTGATTACGCCGATGGACTGTTACGCATGCGAGCAACGCTATCTCAGGCAGCCGGTTTCCCCCTATCCGGTTCAGTTATAGCCCAATTCCCATCAATGATTAAGGCAGCGGAAAAGAAAGGGCTGTGTCATATGCTGGTCAACGACCATATGCTGGAGTGGGTACACGAAAATGAATAA